In the Chitinivibrionales bacterium genome, TGTCGGCCGTCAGAAAAGGGCCCAGCGCGTGGTCAATGTCGGGCTGGCCGGTAATGCCATTCTTGCGGCAGCCAAGGTTGTCACCGGAATTCTCGGCCACAGTCAGGCATTGCTCGCCGATGGTGTCAACTCGGTCTCAGATGCTGTCTATTTTGTTGTAGTAAAACTTTTCGTGCGCCTGTCCGGCAAACCGGCCGATAAGGAACATCCCTATGGCCATTATCAGTATGAGACTATTGCCGCACTGGTAGTTGGTGCCTTTGTCCTCACAACAGGGATTGCGATTTTCTGGGATTCGGTAAATGCAGCCTACGATCTCTTTGCCGGAAGAACCGGGGACATGCCTGTCAGGGGTATTTCGCTGATTGTCGCTGTTGCAACGATATTGATAAAAGTAATGTTAATGATTCATGCGAAAAATGTCGGTACTGCGACAAATAACCTTGCGGTAAATGCCCTTGCCCGGGACCATCGAAACGACATTTTTGCTTCCCTGGGAGCTGCCGTGGGTATCGGTCTGGGCATGGTCGGGCTCCGGTGGGCCGACCCGGTCGCAGGCGCACTGGTTGCCGGGGTAGT is a window encoding:
- a CDS encoding cation diffusion facilitator family transporter; translated protein: MIWSEIFLNGLPTRTMNPCSWVVPCQNAPPYLPESAVAPNPRPDSDVVKATEMANKPLNSSVHKDFVGRQKRAQRVVNVGLAGNAILAAAKVVTGILGHSQALLADGVNSVSDAVYFVVVKLFVRLSGKPADKEHPYGHYQYETIAALVVGAFVLTTGIAIFWDSVNAAYDLFAGRTGDMPVRGISLIVAVATILIKVMLMIHAKNVGTATNNLAVNALARDHRNDIFASLGAAVGIGLGMVGLRWADPVAGALVAGVVVNTGFGILRDASDDLMDSVPSNQLAEQISRALADINGLEKVEEVHAHRFGPYLVANITIGVKGTLSVIEGDRIATDVENTLTRDIDMLRKVYVHYHPSNESNRQS